From Xiphophorus couchianus chromosome 4, X_couchianus-1.0, whole genome shotgun sequence, a single genomic window includes:
- the LOC114143381 gene encoding very-long-chain (3R)-3-hydroxyacyl-CoA dehydratase-like isoform X3: MPGRDVDISLQGHNTLQFRAQGHGAKGDNQYEFNLEFLEPVKPEIHQKLTQRQVDIKVQKRDERWWERLTLREKKPLFLAPDFDRWLDESDAEMELQAKEEKINKISVESRVRKDPYISLKKGYLFMYNLVQFLGFSWIFVNMTVRLFILGQDSFYDTFHTTADMMYFCQMMAVLEVVNPLLGLVKTGFFPAMIQVAGRNVILFVIFGCLDEMQNKAVVFYVFYLWSSIEIFRYPFYMLACIGTDWKPLTWLRYSLWIPLYPLGVVAEAVAVIQSLPIFDETRLFSVPLPSALGHSLSFSYTLQLYLVLMFLGLFINFRHLYKQRQRRYRSRKRKVH, encoded by the exons gaCGTTGATATCAGTTTGCAGGGGCACAACACACTGCAGTTCAGAG CTCAGGGTCATGGAGCTAAAGGAGACAACCAGTATGAGTTCAACCTGGAGTTCCTGGAACCAGTTAAACCAGAG ATCCACCAAAAGTTGACGCAGCGCCAGGTGGACATTAAGGTCCAGAAGCGGGACGAGCGCTGGTGGGAGCGGCTGACGCTGCGGGAGAAGAAGCCGCTGTTTCTGGCTCCGGACTTCGACCGCTGGTTGGATGAGTCGGATGCCGAGATGGAGCTCCAGGCCAAG GAGGAGAAAATCAACAAGATCAGCGTGGAGTCGAGAGTTCGTAAAGATC CCTACATCAGCCTGAAGAAGGGATACTTGTTCATGTACAACCTGGTGCAGTTCCTGGGATTCTCCTGGATCTTCGTCAACATGACCGTTCGACTCTTCATCCTCGGTCAAG ACTCGTTCTACGACACCTTCCACACCACGGCGGACATGATGTATTTCTGCCAGATGATGGCCGTGCTGGAGGTCGTCAACCCCTTACTGGGTCTGGTTAAAACCGGATTCTTCCCTGCGATGATCCAG GTGGCGGGGAGGAACGTCATTTTGTTCGTCATCTTCGGCTGCCTGGACGAGATGCAGAACAAGGCCGTGGTGTTCTATGTCTTCTACCTGTGGAGCTCCATCGAGATCTTCAG ATATCCGTTCTACATGCTGGCCTGCATCGGCACAGACTGGAAGCCGCTGACGTGGCTCAGGTACAGCCTGTGGATCCCTCTGTACCCGCTGGGGGTCGTAGCTGAAG cGGTGGCTGTGATCCAGTCCCTGCCCATCTTTGACGAGACGCGTCTGTTCAGCGTCCCGCTGCCCTCCGCGCTCGGACACTCGTTAAGTTTCTCCTACACGCTGCAGCTCTACCTGGTCCTCATGTTTCTGG GACTCTTCATTAACTTCAGACATCTGTACAAGCAGAGACAGAGACGCTACCGATCCAGGAAAAGGAAAGTCCACTAA
- the LOC114143381 gene encoding very-long-chain (3R)-3-hydroxyacyl-CoA dehydratase-like isoform X2, translating to MQILTPQVFWAQRHGEIFLRVELSDASDVDISLQGHNTLQFRAQGHGAKGDNQYEFNLEFLEPVKPEIHQKLTQRQVDIKVQKRDERWWERLTLREKKPLFLAPDFDRWLDESDAEMELQAKEKINKISVESRVRKDPYISLKKGYLFMYNLVQFLGFSWIFVNMTVRLFILGQDSFYDTFHTTADMMYFCQMMAVLEVVNPLLGLVKTGFFPAMIQVAGRNVILFVIFGCLDEMQNKAVVFYVFYLWSSIEIFRYPFYMLACIGTDWKPLTWLRYSLWIPLYPLGVVAEAVAVIQSLPIFDETRLFSVPLPSALGHSLSFSYTLQLYLVLMFLGLFINFRHLYKQRQRRYRSRKRKVH from the exons ATGCAGATCCTGACTCCGCAGGTTTTCTGGGCGCAGCGGCACGGAGAGATTTTTCTCCGGGTGGAACTGAGCGATGCTTCG gaCGTTGATATCAGTTTGCAGGGGCACAACACACTGCAGTTCAGAG CTCAGGGTCATGGAGCTAAAGGAGACAACCAGTATGAGTTCAACCTGGAGTTCCTGGAACCAGTTAAACCAGAG ATCCACCAAAAGTTGACGCAGCGCCAGGTGGACATTAAGGTCCAGAAGCGGGACGAGCGCTGGTGGGAGCGGCTGACGCTGCGGGAGAAGAAGCCGCTGTTTCTGGCTCCGGACTTCGACCGCTGGTTGGATGAGTCGGATGCCGAGATGGAGCTCCAGGCCAAG GAGAAAATCAACAAGATCAGCGTGGAGTCGAGAGTTCGTAAAGATC CCTACATCAGCCTGAAGAAGGGATACTTGTTCATGTACAACCTGGTGCAGTTCCTGGGATTCTCCTGGATCTTCGTCAACATGACCGTTCGACTCTTCATCCTCGGTCAAG ACTCGTTCTACGACACCTTCCACACCACGGCGGACATGATGTATTTCTGCCAGATGATGGCCGTGCTGGAGGTCGTCAACCCCTTACTGGGTCTGGTTAAAACCGGATTCTTCCCTGCGATGATCCAG GTGGCGGGGAGGAACGTCATTTTGTTCGTCATCTTCGGCTGCCTGGACGAGATGCAGAACAAGGCCGTGGTGTTCTATGTCTTCTACCTGTGGAGCTCCATCGAGATCTTCAG ATATCCGTTCTACATGCTGGCCTGCATCGGCACAGACTGGAAGCCGCTGACGTGGCTCAGGTACAGCCTGTGGATCCCTCTGTACCCGCTGGGGGTCGTAGCTGAAG cGGTGGCTGTGATCCAGTCCCTGCCCATCTTTGACGAGACGCGTCTGTTCAGCGTCCCGCTGCCCTCCGCGCTCGGACACTCGTTAAGTTTCTCCTACACGCTGCAGCTCTACCTGGTCCTCATGTTTCTGG GACTCTTCATTAACTTCAGACATCTGTACAAGCAGAGACAGAGACGCTACCGATCCAGGAAAAGGAAAGTCCACTAA
- the LOC114143381 gene encoding very-long-chain (3R)-3-hydroxyacyl-CoA dehydratase-like isoform X1: MQILTPQVFWAQRHGEIFLRVELSDASDVDISLQGHNTLQFRAQGHGAKGDNQYEFNLEFLEPVKPEIHQKLTQRQVDIKVQKRDERWWERLTLREKKPLFLAPDFDRWLDESDAEMELQAKEEKINKISVESRVRKDPYISLKKGYLFMYNLVQFLGFSWIFVNMTVRLFILGQDSFYDTFHTTADMMYFCQMMAVLEVVNPLLGLVKTGFFPAMIQVAGRNVILFVIFGCLDEMQNKAVVFYVFYLWSSIEIFRYPFYMLACIGTDWKPLTWLRYSLWIPLYPLGVVAEAVAVIQSLPIFDETRLFSVPLPSALGHSLSFSYTLQLYLVLMFLGLFINFRHLYKQRQRRYRSRKRKVH; this comes from the exons ATGCAGATCCTGACTCCGCAGGTTTTCTGGGCGCAGCGGCACGGAGAGATTTTTCTCCGGGTGGAACTGAGCGATGCTTCG gaCGTTGATATCAGTTTGCAGGGGCACAACACACTGCAGTTCAGAG CTCAGGGTCATGGAGCTAAAGGAGACAACCAGTATGAGTTCAACCTGGAGTTCCTGGAACCAGTTAAACCAGAG ATCCACCAAAAGTTGACGCAGCGCCAGGTGGACATTAAGGTCCAGAAGCGGGACGAGCGCTGGTGGGAGCGGCTGACGCTGCGGGAGAAGAAGCCGCTGTTTCTGGCTCCGGACTTCGACCGCTGGTTGGATGAGTCGGATGCCGAGATGGAGCTCCAGGCCAAG GAGGAGAAAATCAACAAGATCAGCGTGGAGTCGAGAGTTCGTAAAGATC CCTACATCAGCCTGAAGAAGGGATACTTGTTCATGTACAACCTGGTGCAGTTCCTGGGATTCTCCTGGATCTTCGTCAACATGACCGTTCGACTCTTCATCCTCGGTCAAG ACTCGTTCTACGACACCTTCCACACCACGGCGGACATGATGTATTTCTGCCAGATGATGGCCGTGCTGGAGGTCGTCAACCCCTTACTGGGTCTGGTTAAAACCGGATTCTTCCCTGCGATGATCCAG GTGGCGGGGAGGAACGTCATTTTGTTCGTCATCTTCGGCTGCCTGGACGAGATGCAGAACAAGGCCGTGGTGTTCTATGTCTTCTACCTGTGGAGCTCCATCGAGATCTTCAG ATATCCGTTCTACATGCTGGCCTGCATCGGCACAGACTGGAAGCCGCTGACGTGGCTCAGGTACAGCCTGTGGATCCCTCTGTACCCGCTGGGGGTCGTAGCTGAAG cGGTGGCTGTGATCCAGTCCCTGCCCATCTTTGACGAGACGCGTCTGTTCAGCGTCCCGCTGCCCTCCGCGCTCGGACACTCGTTAAGTTTCTCCTACACGCTGCAGCTCTACCTGGTCCTCATGTTTCTGG GACTCTTCATTAACTTCAGACATCTGTACAAGCAGAGACAGAGACGCTACCGATCCAGGAAAAGGAAAGTCCACTAA
- the LOC114143381 gene encoding very-long-chain (3R)-3-hydroxyacyl-CoA dehydratase-like isoform X4 has protein sequence MDVDISLQGHNTLQFRAQGHGAKGDNQYEFNLEFLEPVKPEIHQKLTQRQVDIKVQKRDERWWERLTLREKKPLFLAPDFDRWLDESDAEMELQAKEEKINKISVESRVRKDPYISLKKGYLFMYNLVQFLGFSWIFVNMTVRLFILGQDSFYDTFHTTADMMYFCQMMAVLEVVNPLLGLVKTGFFPAMIQVAGRNVILFVIFGCLDEMQNKAVVFYVFYLWSSIEIFRYPFYMLACIGTDWKPLTWLRYSLWIPLYPLGVVAEAVAVIQSLPIFDETRLFSVPLPSALGHSLSFSYTLQLYLVLMFLGLFINFRHLYKQRQRRYRSRKRKVH, from the exons ATG gaCGTTGATATCAGTTTGCAGGGGCACAACACACTGCAGTTCAGAG CTCAGGGTCATGGAGCTAAAGGAGACAACCAGTATGAGTTCAACCTGGAGTTCCTGGAACCAGTTAAACCAGAG ATCCACCAAAAGTTGACGCAGCGCCAGGTGGACATTAAGGTCCAGAAGCGGGACGAGCGCTGGTGGGAGCGGCTGACGCTGCGGGAGAAGAAGCCGCTGTTTCTGGCTCCGGACTTCGACCGCTGGTTGGATGAGTCGGATGCCGAGATGGAGCTCCAGGCCAAG GAGGAGAAAATCAACAAGATCAGCGTGGAGTCGAGAGTTCGTAAAGATC CCTACATCAGCCTGAAGAAGGGATACTTGTTCATGTACAACCTGGTGCAGTTCCTGGGATTCTCCTGGATCTTCGTCAACATGACCGTTCGACTCTTCATCCTCGGTCAAG ACTCGTTCTACGACACCTTCCACACCACGGCGGACATGATGTATTTCTGCCAGATGATGGCCGTGCTGGAGGTCGTCAACCCCTTACTGGGTCTGGTTAAAACCGGATTCTTCCCTGCGATGATCCAG GTGGCGGGGAGGAACGTCATTTTGTTCGTCATCTTCGGCTGCCTGGACGAGATGCAGAACAAGGCCGTGGTGTTCTATGTCTTCTACCTGTGGAGCTCCATCGAGATCTTCAG ATATCCGTTCTACATGCTGGCCTGCATCGGCACAGACTGGAAGCCGCTGACGTGGCTCAGGTACAGCCTGTGGATCCCTCTGTACCCGCTGGGGGTCGTAGCTGAAG cGGTGGCTGTGATCCAGTCCCTGCCCATCTTTGACGAGACGCGTCTGTTCAGCGTCCCGCTGCCCTCCGCGCTCGGACACTCGTTAAGTTTCTCCTACACGCTGCAGCTCTACCTGGTCCTCATGTTTCTGG GACTCTTCATTAACTTCAGACATCTGTACAAGCAGAGACAGAGACGCTACCGATCCAGGAAAAGGAAAGTCCACTAA